One genomic window of Sulfurovum lithotrophicum includes the following:
- a CDS encoding nucleotidyltransferase domain-containing protein: MCLALASNTPDEKKEKFLELYNEVDDEQLYNEAKIDEVDSHVAYLMKETGISLDEKWNASFDEVEKRITNLMEELERVAAKLDEYNIPIVALKNAGITKGIYKNVACSPMGDIDLLIETDHFHKAHEIIMEELGYTFKFRSEYEHEDIEEAFRGGGTEYYQDINGYKVWLELQWRPIAGRWIQPENEPNGNELVKRSYQAAGSKVRILAPEDNLLQVALHTTKHSYVRAPGFRLHSDVDRIVRYTDIDWDKFVKQVEELQLKTSVYFSLCFAKNLLNTPIPENVLDELKPNIIRGSLIRHFIKKADIFDQKKKKFSKIGYILFNMSLYDSLGNLFVAIVPSPQTIKDLYGVENSMLLPFFYIKRLSDLIIKRAKL, from the coding sequence ATGTGTCTGGCACTGGCATCTAATACACCAGATGAAAAAAAAGAGAAATTTCTTGAACTATATAATGAAGTTGATGACGAGCAACTTTACAATGAAGCTAAAATTGATGAAGTAGATTCTCATGTTGCATACTTGATGAAAGAGACTGGCATTTCATTGGATGAAAAGTGGAATGCGTCTTTTGATGAAGTTGAGAAAAGAATTACGAACCTGATGGAGGAACTTGAGAGAGTCGCTGCTAAGCTTGATGAATACAATATACCGATCGTTGCACTTAAAAATGCCGGCATAACCAAAGGTATATATAAAAATGTTGCATGCTCTCCCATGGGAGATATTGACCTGTTGATCGAAACAGATCACTTTCACAAAGCACATGAGATCATCATGGAGGAATTGGGCTATACCTTTAAATTTCGATCCGAATATGAGCATGAAGATATAGAAGAAGCATTTCGTGGCGGCGGAACGGAGTATTATCAGGATATCAATGGCTATAAGGTTTGGCTGGAGCTGCAGTGGAGGCCGATTGCAGGAAGATGGATACAGCCTGAGAATGAACCCAATGGCAATGAGCTTGTTAAAAGATCCTATCAGGCGGCAGGTAGTAAGGTCAGAATACTGGCACCAGAAGATAACCTTTTGCAAGTTGCTTTGCATACGACAAAACACTCCTATGTACGGGCACCCGGGTTTAGGCTTCACTCAGATGTTGACAGAATCGTCCGCTATACAGATATTGACTGGGATAAATTTGTTAAACAAGTTGAAGAACTCCAGTTGAAAACTTCAGTATATTTTTCTTTGTGTTTTGCTAAAAATTTGTTAAATACACCTATTCCAGAAAATGTACTGGATGAATTGAAACCCAATATAATACGTGGATCTTTAATTAGGCACTTCATTAAAAAGGCCGATATTTTTGATCAGAAAAAGAAAAAATTTTCCAAGATAGGATATATTCTTTTCAATATGAGTCTTTATGACAGTTTAGGAAATCTTTTCGTTGCCATAGTACCTTCACCACAAACAATCAAGGATTTATATGGTGTTGAGAACAGTATGCTGCTTCCTTTTTTCTACATTAAAAGATTGTCTGATCTGATCATCAAACGAGCCAAACTATAA
- the pglC gene encoding undecaprenyl phosphate N,N'-diacetylbacillosamine 1-phosphate transferase — translation MNVKRVFDVVLASVLIVLFSPIYLIVSLLIWLKMGRPIFFRQQRPGLHEKIFGIYKFRTMTNDKDENGELLPDEQRLVGIGKFIRSASLDELPQIFNVLKGDMSFVGPRPLLIQYLPLYSEEQKRRHDVKPGITGWAQVNGRNAISWEQKFEYDVWYVDHQSFWLDMKILWMTFLKVVKRSDISQEGQATMEVFKGTSDDK, via the coding sequence ATGAATGTAAAACGTGTATTTGATGTTGTTTTGGCATCTGTCCTTATCGTGCTGTTTTCCCCAATATATCTGATCGTATCATTGTTGATATGGCTTAAAATGGGGCGACCCATATTTTTCAGACAGCAAAGACCGGGATTGCATGAAAAGATCTTTGGTATCTATAAATTCAGGACGATGACAAATGATAAAGATGAAAATGGTGAGCTTCTGCCTGATGAACAAAGACTTGTGGGGATCGGTAAGTTTATACGCAGTGCTTCTCTTGATGAACTGCCACAGATCTTCAATGTGCTTAAAGGCGACATGAGCTTTGTAGGACCTCGACCACTTTTAATACAATACCTGCCTCTATATAGCGAAGAGCAAAAGAGAAGACATGATGTAAAACCCGGCATCACCGGATGGGCACAGGTGAACGGACGGAACGCCATAAGCTGGGAGCAGAAATTCGAGTATGATGTCTGGTATGTGGACCACCAGTCTTTTTGGCTTGATATGAAGATACTCTGGATGACATTTCTGAAAGTGGTAAAACGCAGCGATATAAGCCAGGAGGGGCAGGCTACTATGGAAGTATTTAAAGGAACAAGTGATGATAAATAA
- a CDS encoding ATP-grasp domain-containing protein, producing the protein MINNILITSAGRRVSLVRNFQDTLKAFNENGKVYTTDMNPVLSSACQISDGFLEVPRVTDKEYLSILKNYCIDKNISIIVPTIDTELHILADVKDEFLKDNIFIAISSKEICDTFYLKDSTEKFFVDNGFDTPRSVENIEESSYPIFAKLNNSSCSIGAQIVNSLDTAKELAQDENYVFQEFIEGDEYTVDVFIDKKGEVISVVPRQRLEVRAGEVSKAKTVKDENIIKDVKTLCSSLDGAYGCITVQLFKTDDRVVFIEINPRFGGGYPLSPLSGANFAEYLIKDYLGMDLEYDESWTDGNIMLRYDAEVIVNGNSL; encoded by the coding sequence ATGATAAATAATATATTGATAACGAGTGCAGGAAGAAGAGTCAGTCTGGTCAGAAATTTCCAGGATACACTTAAAGCTTTTAATGAAAACGGAAAAGTATATACTACTGATATGAATCCTGTTTTAAGCAGTGCCTGTCAGATTTCTGATGGCTTTCTGGAGGTACCAAGAGTTACCGATAAAGAATATCTGTCTATATTGAAGAATTACTGTATAGATAAGAATATTTCCATTATTGTGCCCACTATCGATACTGAACTGCACATATTGGCTGATGTCAAAGATGAGTTTTTAAAAGATAATATATTTATAGCGATCTCTTCCAAAGAGATCTGCGATACATTTTACCTGAAAGACTCTACAGAAAAGTTTTTTGTCGATAACGGCTTTGATACGCCAAGAAGTGTTGAGAACATCGAAGAGAGCAGTTATCCTATTTTTGCAAAGCTCAACAACTCTTCATGTTCCATAGGGGCTCAGATTGTAAATTCACTGGATACTGCAAAAGAGTTGGCACAAGATGAAAACTATGTATTTCAGGAGTTTATAGAAGGTGATGAATATACGGTAGATGTGTTCATCGATAAAAAAGGTGAAGTGATCTCGGTAGTGCCGAGACAGAGACTTGAGGTAAGGGCAGGCGAGGTCAGCAAAGCAAAAACAGTCAAAGATGAAAACATCATCAAAGATGTTAAAACACTGTGTAGTTCGTTAGATGGTGCTTATGGGTGTATTACTGTACAACTGTTCAAAACAGATGATAGGGTGGTGTTCATCGAGATCAATCCCCGGTTCGGTGGTGGTTATCCACTTTCTCCATTGTCAGGAGCCAATTTTGCGGAGTATTTGATCAAGGATTATCTTGGTATGGATTTGGAATATGATGAAAGCTGGACTGATGGAAATATAATGTTGAGATATGATGCAGAGGTGATTGTAAATGGTAATAGTCTTTGA
- a CDS encoding glycosyltransferase family 4 protein, protein MKKTKLLLIGSLPPPWHGQSIAFQSVVDCLEGNDMKIIESSFRSKGSLGSIARLLLYFVKVPYYFIVYRPTIVYFLCSRSKIGSLRDIYLLLFTYLSSAKFYNHLHGSDLSEFISGLPPILRKIYIKLYKHVDAHAVLIKGMESEFDFLGKPDIVKVIPNFYSNVPKVDLTVKSHQDNKIQILYLSSIMKSKGIFDLIDAVDILQEKEHNIKLVIAGGFVGDTELSLSEVEKTFYEIISDKEYIEYVGVVDAETKFNLLAQSHVFALPSYYKSEAVPLSIIEAMRMGCYIIATKYKFLPSLVKDNINGGLVGIKSPRDVADKIESIIDNRELLNKISMHNIAESKRKYSEESYHANIKNFLGITKK, encoded by the coding sequence ATGAAAAAAACTAAATTATTATTAATTGGTTCATTACCACCTCCATGGCATGGACAATCAATTGCTTTTCAAAGTGTTGTCGATTGCCTGGAGGGCAACGATATGAAAATAATTGAAAGTTCATTCCGATCTAAGGGTTCATTGGGATCCATTGCAAGATTGCTTCTTTATTTTGTAAAAGTACCATATTATTTTATAGTATATAGACCTACTATAGTGTATTTCCTGTGTTCACGATCTAAAATTGGCAGTTTGCGTGATATATATTTATTATTGTTTACATATCTTTCATCTGCGAAGTTTTATAATCATTTGCATGGTTCGGATCTTTCAGAATTTATTTCGGGATTACCTCCAATATTAAGAAAAATTTATATTAAACTATATAAACATGTTGATGCTCATGCTGTTTTAATAAAAGGTATGGAAAGTGAATTTGATTTTCTTGGAAAACCGGACATAGTAAAAGTTATACCAAATTTTTACTCGAATGTTCCAAAAGTAGATTTAACAGTAAAAAGCCATCAGGACAATAAAATACAAATACTATATTTATCAAGTATTATGAAAAGCAAGGGAATATTTGACTTAATAGATGCTGTAGATATATTACAAGAGAAAGAGCATAACATTAAACTGGTTATTGCTGGTGGTTTTGTGGGTGATACTGAATTAAGTCTTTCTGAGGTTGAAAAAACTTTTTATGAGATCATCTCAGATAAAGAATATATTGAATATGTAGGTGTTGTTGATGCGGAAACAAAGTTTAATTTGTTGGCACAGAGTCATGTTTTTGCGTTACCCTCTTATTACAAATCGGAAGCAGTACCACTATCTATTATAGAAGCTATGAGGATGGGATGTTATATCATTGCAACCAAGTATAAATTTTTGCCATCATTAGTCAAAGATAATATTAATGGTGGGTTAGTTGGAATTAAAAGCCCTAGAGATGTTGCTGATAAAATCGAGTCTATAATTGATAATCGTGAATTGTTAAATAAAATATCTATGCACAACATAGCTGAATCAAAAAGAAAATATTCTGAAGAAAGTTACCATGCAAACATCAAAAACTTTCTTGGAATTACTAAAAAATAA
- a CDS encoding HAD family hydrolase encodes MVIVFDLDDTLYDEVEFVKSGFKEIAEYLGNDQYYDFMFDTFVKDGSGKVFNDLIDTFDLDISLQKLIEIYRFHQPDINLPAESQELLKFSQTYHTALISDGYYLMQQNKFKALRLENYIDYPIFTDFHHTKKPELKPFEMVMEKFKEESSFVYVSDNPKKDFIAPNRLGWKSIRYKNPVGIYKEYDSDAMYEVADRTEIMNILKEMK; translated from the coding sequence ATGGTAATAGTCTTTGATCTGGATGATACACTTTATGATGAAGTAGAATTCGTAAAAAGTGGATTTAAAGAAATAGCAGAATACCTGGGTAATGATCAGTATTATGATTTTATGTTTGACACTTTTGTAAAAGATGGAAGTGGTAAAGTATTTAATGACCTGATAGATACATTCGATTTGGATATTTCTTTACAAAAGTTGATAGAAATATACAGATTTCATCAGCCAGACATCAATCTTCCTGCCGAAAGTCAGGAATTGTTGAAATTCAGTCAAACGTATCATACTGCATTGATAAGTGACGGATATTATTTGATGCAGCAAAACAAGTTTAAAGCGTTACGGCTGGAGAATTATATTGATTATCCGATATTTACGGATTTTCATCATACGAAAAAACCCGAGTTGAAGCCATTTGAAATGGTCATGGAGAAATTTAAAGAGGAAAGCAGTTTTGTCTATGTTTCCGACAATCCGAAAAAAGACTTTATCGCACCAAACAGACTGGGTTGGAAAAGTATCAGATATAAAAATCCGGTAGGAATTTACAAAGAATATGATAGTGATGCGATGTATGAAGTCGCTGACAGAACAGAGATAATGAATATTTTAAAGGAAATGAAGTGA